The Mesorhizobium sp. M1D.F.Ca.ET.043.01.1.1 genome contains a region encoding:
- a CDS encoding carboxymuconolactone decarboxylase family protein codes for MPARLDPLAAAPSLMKEWHRASLAIASSLDPALAELIEIRSSQINGCANCINMHTTYARERGETEQRVYLLAAWREAPCYTDRERAALGWTEALTRISEGHTHEAAYEALKDHFTEEERVKITLMINIINGWNRIAVGFGGFVDPAAVKAANAKAASKAAAA; via the coding sequence TCTCGCCGCCGCTCCGTCGCTGATGAAGGAGTGGCATCGCGCCTCTTTGGCCATCGCTTCCAGCCTCGATCCGGCGCTCGCAGAGCTCATCGAGATACGCTCCTCCCAGATCAATGGCTGCGCCAACTGCATCAACATGCACACGACCTATGCCCGTGAACGCGGGGAGACCGAGCAGCGCGTCTATCTGCTGGCGGCCTGGCGCGAGGCGCCGTGCTATACCGACCGCGAGCGCGCCGCGCTTGGCTGGACCGAGGCTCTGACGCGGATCAGCGAAGGCCATACGCATGAGGCTGCGTATGAAGCGCTGAAGGACCATTTCACCGAGGAGGAGCGGGTGAAGATCACCTTGATGATCAACATCATCAACGGCTGGAACCGCATCGCGGTCGGCTTCGGCGGCTTCGTCGACCCGGCGGCCGTGAAGGCCGCCAATGCGAAGGCTGCCAGCAAGGCGGCCGCCGCTTGA